The nucleotide window ATAATAAAAACTTCTAAGGGATTGATAGTAATCACAGGTTGTGCTCATCCAGGGATTGTAAACATTGTTAAAAAGGCAAAAGGGATGCTTAATCAAGATGTCTATTTAGCATTGGGTGGCTTTCATCTATGCTGGATGAATCTATGGCAGATAAAGAGTATTGTAAAGGGGATAAAAGAGCAAAGGGTTTTGAAAGTGGCTCCTTGCCATTGTTCAGGAGACCTCGCAAGAGAACAGTTTGAAAAAGTCTATGGAAAAGACTTTATTCTTGCAGGCTGTGGGAAAAAGATAGAGATAAAGAATGCTTTCTAATTCTTTAAAGTTACTCGCAGCCGGCTTTACTATGGGATGGGGGCCATGTCTTAGCTTTACTGCTCCGTTGCTTTTGCCTTATATTGGAGCCACAAAGGAAAATTGGCTGGGTGGTTTTAAAGTAGCTTTTATATTTTCAATCGGTAGGCTTTTGGCTTTTGCTATCTTGGGTGGTCTTGCAACCGTGGCTTTCAATTTTATTAATCAATTCTTTCCCCCTCAAAAATCCGGTTGGCTCTATTTAATTTTAGCTCTTTCCATGATAACAATTGGTATCCTTATCATTTTAGGCAAAGGTTATAAGAGGCATAGTGGAAAGAGAATATTGGATAAAGGTACTAAAAGTATGTTTTTAATTGGCTTTTTGATGGGCATTGCTCCTTGTGTTCCATATGTAGCAATTCTTACCTATATTGCCTGTATAGCAGAAAATACTGTTTTACTAGGTACATTATACGCTGCATTATTTGCGACAGGCACAGCAATCGCTCCCATAGTATTAGGGACTCTAATGGGCATTATTCCTGGAAGGTTATTTAAATCGGCTAAATTGCGCAAAGTTTTTCAGGTAGTTTGTGGAGTGATTCTTGTCCTTTTTGGAGCACAGCTTATCTATTATATGTTGAAACTTGTTATCTAAAAATAATCAATCACAAAACCTTCGAACTTTT belongs to Caldisericota bacterium and includes:
- a CDS encoding sulfite exporter TauE/SafE family protein, with product MLSNSLKLLAAGFTMGWGPCLSFTAPLLLPYIGATKENWLGGFKVAFIFSIGRLLAFAILGGLATVAFNFINQFFPPQKSGWLYLILALSMITIGILIILGKGYKRHSGKRILDKGTKSMFLIGFLMGIAPCVPYVAILTYIACIAENTVLLGTLYAALFATGTAIAPIVLGTLMGIIPGRLFKSAKLRKVFQVVCGVILVLFGAQLIYYMLKLVI